Proteins encoded by one window of Blastopirellula marina:
- the lysA gene encoding diaminopimelate decarboxylase, translating into MPQVPTFSTSRQEIAGVSVQQLATQFGTPTYVYDAATIVQRIQDLAAFDVVRYAQKACSNLAILKLVRENNVVVDAVSAWEIRRALAAGYEVHGDPPPIVYTADIFDREALELCVEHGLHVNCGSPDMIRQLGELAPGREITLRINPGFGHGHSQKTNTGGQQSKHGIWHEQLNDCLLLADANGLQITGLHMHIGSGTDLHHLSQVCDSMEKAALEVGRSIKTISAGGGLPVPYNSQQTYVDLEKYFELWDATRKKLEKAFDHSISLEIEPGRYLSAEAGYLITEIRAVKQMGDNLFYVADAGFNNLARPIMYGAYHPISVARKDGQHIGEEHDVIVGGPLCESGDIFTQEEGGFVSARKLPPAAVGDLLVIECAGAYGYCMSSNYNSKPLAAEVMIEDGKARIIRRRQTFEGFIADEMV; encoded by the coding sequence ATGCCACAAGTCCCCACGTTCTCGACCTCTCGGCAGGAAATCGCCGGCGTTTCCGTTCAGCAGTTGGCTACTCAATTCGGTACTCCCACCTACGTCTATGACGCTGCGACGATCGTACAGCGCATCCAAGATCTCGCTGCATTTGACGTCGTCCGATACGCTCAAAAAGCCTGCTCGAACTTGGCCATTTTGAAGCTCGTTCGCGAAAACAACGTGGTTGTCGATGCGGTCAGTGCCTGGGAAATTCGTCGAGCTCTTGCGGCAGGCTACGAAGTTCATGGCGACCCGCCGCCGATCGTCTACACGGCCGACATCTTTGATCGCGAAGCTTTAGAGCTCTGTGTCGAACATGGTCTGCACGTCAATTGCGGTTCTCCTGATATGATTCGTCAGCTGGGCGAACTTGCCCCAGGCCGAGAGATCACGCTGCGGATTAATCCCGGATTTGGGCATGGGCACAGCCAGAAGACCAACACCGGCGGCCAGCAATCGAAGCACGGTATCTGGCACGAGCAACTGAATGACTGTCTGCTTCTGGCCGATGCGAACGGACTCCAGATTACTGGCCTGCATATGCACATCGGTAGCGGCACCGATTTGCACCACCTCTCGCAGGTTTGCGACTCGATGGAAAAAGCAGCCTTGGAAGTCGGCCGAAGCATCAAGACGATCAGCGCCGGAGGGGGCTTACCGGTTCCTTATAACAGCCAGCAAACTTATGTCGATCTCGAAAAGTACTTCGAACTTTGGGACGCCACCCGAAAGAAGCTGGAAAAGGCGTTCGACCACAGCATCTCACTCGAAATCGAGCCAGGCCGATACCTATCAGCTGAAGCAGGCTATCTGATCACCGAGATTCGCGCCGTGAAGCAGATGGGGGACAATCTTTTTTACGTTGCGGACGCAGGCTTCAATAATCTCGCGCGACCGATCATGTACGGTGCCTATCATCCCATTTCGGTAGCTCGCAAGGATGGACAACACATCGGGGAAGAACACGACGTGATCGTGGGTGGCCCGCTGTGCGAATCGGGGGACATCTTCACGCAAGAAGAAGGTGGCTTTGTCAGTGCTCGCAAACTTCCACCTGCGGCGGTTGGCGACTTGCTGGTTATTGAATGTGCAGGGGCGTATGGCTACTGCATGAGTTCCAACTACAACTCGAAGCCGCTGGCTGCGGAAGTGATGATCGAGGACGGCAAAGCACGTATCATTCGCCGTCGCCAAACGTTCGAAGGCTTTATTGCCGACGAAATGGTCTAA
- a CDS encoding SpoIIE family protein phosphatase, whose product MTPRKLEAGSFVRTANGHFVGGDLAIVRSHEEFLFLALVDVLGHGPQAYSTALELEEVILGWNDKFDILALMKALHEHQKQGRGAVISLCTIESMTGDVRYVGIGNATCRTMGEHPHHLLTREGVVGHTLRTPSVERLNLDQHDILLLYSDGVSSHFEIEEPCQLFFDPLDNVARRVVETFGRSHDDASCIAVRYT is encoded by the coding sequence ATGACGCCTCGCAAATTGGAAGCCGGTAGCTTCGTCCGAACAGCTAACGGCCACTTCGTTGGCGGCGATCTAGCGATCGTACGGTCGCACGAAGAATTTCTCTTTCTCGCCCTCGTGGACGTTCTAGGGCATGGGCCTCAGGCCTATTCCACAGCCCTGGAGTTGGAAGAGGTTATCCTTGGTTGGAATGACAAGTTTGACATTCTGGCCCTCATGAAAGCTCTGCATGAACATCAAAAGCAAGGTCGAGGCGCGGTCATCAGCCTCTGCACGATCGAGTCGATGACAGGGGATGTGCGTTATGTCGGCATTGGCAATGCTACCTGTCGCACGATGGGCGAGCATCCACACCATTTGCTGACGCGAGAAGGGGTAGTCGGTCATACGCTTAGAACGCCTTCGGTGGAACGACTGAATCTCGACCAGCACGACATCCTTCTGCTTTATAGCGATGGGGTATCGAGCCATTTTGAGATCGAGGAGCCATGTCAACTCTTCTTCGACCCGTTAGATAACGTTGCCCGGCGGGTGGTTGAAACGTTTGGCCGCAGCCATGACGATGCTTCGTGTATTGCGGTGAGGTATACATGA
- the infA gene encoding translation initiation factor IF-1 has translation MSKKEEALEVEGTVTQALANTRFRVQLDVGPTVMAHVAGKMRKHFIRIVPGDRVRVELSPYDMTKGRIVFRER, from the coding sequence ATGTCCAAGAAAGAAGAGGCCCTCGAAGTCGAAGGCACAGTGACGCAAGCACTTGCCAATACGCGGTTCCGCGTCCAACTGGACGTCGGCCCGACGGTTATGGCCCATGTGGCTGGGAAAATGCGTAAGCACTTTATTCGTATTGTTCCTGGTGATCGTGTCCGCGTGGAACTTTCCCCCTACGACATGACCAAAGGTCGAATTGTCTTCCGAGAGCGTTAA
- a CDS encoding ATP-binding protein, with amino-acid sequence MRIWISTEANLARSIMASRKMAESAGLQANQVALVATAVSELARNIIKYAHHGEVILRYVTHGPKQGVEVVAWDHGPGIECVESAMRDHHSTGGTLGLGLPGVKRLMDEFELQSEVGKGTRITVRKWK; translated from the coding sequence ATGCGGATATGGATCAGTACCGAAGCAAACTTAGCTCGTTCAATCATGGCATCTCGAAAGATGGCCGAATCGGCCGGACTTCAGGCAAACCAGGTCGCATTGGTCGCGACGGCCGTCTCGGAGCTTGCTCGCAACATCATCAAGTATGCCCATCATGGCGAAGTGATCCTTCGCTATGTCACCCACGGACCAAAACAGGGAGTCGAGGTAGTCGCCTGGGATCACGGTCCCGGGATTGAATGTGTTGAATCGGCAATGCGCGATCATCACAGCACCGGCGGAACACTGGGACTTGGACTTCCCGGCGTCAAGCGTCTCATGGACGAATTCGAACTACAATCCGAAGTCGGCAAGGGAACCAGGATTACGGTGAGGAAATGGAAGTAA
- a CDS encoding class IV adenylate cyclase produces the protein MARNIEIKARLSQRSELEDRIVPIADSGPIVLEQIDQFYRVPEGRLKLRQINGEHAELIFYCRSESAGPKTSNYSRVPIVHPEQLSQLLTLALEPVGIVKKTRTLYLIGQTRIHLDEVEDLGSYLELEVVLDPSQTETEGEAIALQLMQKLSIDQADLVEGAYIDHLIR, from the coding sequence GTGGCTCGCAATATTGAAATCAAGGCCCGACTTTCCCAGCGATCGGAACTCGAAGATCGAATCGTTCCGATCGCGGATTCGGGTCCGATCGTTCTGGAGCAGATTGATCAGTTCTATCGCGTACCCGAAGGGCGTTTAAAACTTCGGCAGATCAACGGCGAGCACGCCGAGTTGATTTTTTATTGTCGTTCGGAATCCGCCGGGCCCAAGACTTCGAACTATTCTCGCGTTCCCATTGTTCACCCCGAGCAGCTTTCCCAACTGCTGACTTTGGCGCTGGAACCGGTGGGCATTGTCAAAAAGACCAGGACACTATATCTGATCGGGCAGACGCGCATTCACCTCGACGAGGTAGAAGACCTGGGAAGCTACCTGGAATTGGAAGTGGTACTCGATCCTTCTCAAACCGAGACCGAGGGAGAAGCGATCGCTCTCCAGTTGATGCAAAAGCTCTCGATTGATCAGGCTGATCTGGTCGAAGGTGCTTACATCGATCACTTAATTAGATAG
- a CDS encoding PP2C family protein-serine/threonine phosphatase, translating to MRTHLGDVRIFDQSAVVEVRTKVLSLTAAFGFGSAMSTRMATILSDLVRELLKNSEPGAMFVDLEDSQGHLTLGLRFLTSDTVQISPALREVFDDVRQLSNGESVREISLRKTIRNMPGSLTPEFLDFQRDRISLKSRAALLEELREKNQQLERYNAHLEDLVRERTNELELTNQRMQRDLDAGAEYVARLIPEPVTGQISIDWRYVPSEELGGDAMGYHWIDPDHMAIYLLDVTGHGIDSALLAVSIINVVRGASLPGADFRNPSEVLKRLNQSFTMDLHGNKLYTMWYGVFHRPSRTLTWGGGGHPDALLYVKDSREPVRLASGGPLMGMIDWPYFETDSIIIDSPSSLFLYSDGVFEIHKEDGKEWTFDEFVDYMNIPVPKGDTKMDDLYRYVRELCGCEQLGDDFSILEIRFDLPDHLPGEVHGEGAAI from the coding sequence ATGAGGACGCACCTGGGCGACGTTCGTATTTTCGATCAATCGGCGGTCGTGGAAGTCCGCACGAAAGTGCTCAGCTTGACAGCCGCATTCGGTTTCGGGTCGGCCATGTCGACGCGCATGGCCACGATTCTTTCGGATCTGGTACGAGAACTTCTTAAGAACTCGGAACCTGGTGCGATGTTTGTCGATCTCGAAGATTCGCAAGGACATCTCACTCTCGGATTAAGATTTCTCACATCAGATACGGTGCAAATCTCGCCAGCCTTGCGAGAGGTGTTTGATGATGTCCGACAGTTGTCCAATGGAGAGTCTGTCAGAGAGATTTCGCTTCGGAAAACGATTCGCAACATGCCGGGCTCACTCACTCCGGAGTTCCTGGATTTTCAGCGAGATCGTATCAGTCTCAAATCACGCGCAGCTTTGCTTGAGGAACTGCGCGAGAAGAATCAGCAACTTGAACGGTACAACGCCCACCTCGAGGATCTGGTTCGCGAACGCACGAACGAATTGGAACTTACCAACCAGCGAATGCAACGTGACTTGGATGCCGGTGCAGAGTACGTTGCGCGATTGATACCCGAGCCCGTCACAGGGCAGATTTCAATCGATTGGCGGTATGTTCCCTCCGAAGAATTAGGTGGGGACGCTATGGGTTACCATTGGATCGATCCCGACCATATGGCGATCTATTTGCTCGATGTTACCGGGCATGGTATCGATTCGGCTCTTTTGGCCGTCAGCATAATTAACGTGGTTCGCGGGGCTTCGCTACCTGGAGCGGACTTTCGAAATCCGAGCGAAGTCCTCAAGCGGCTCAACCAGTCGTTCACGATGGATCTGCATGGCAACAAGCTTTACACCATGTGGTACGGTGTTTTTCATCGGCCCAGCCGAACCTTGACTTGGGGTGGCGGCGGACATCCCGATGCCCTGCTGTACGTCAAAGACTCGCGAGAGCCTGTCCGGCTTGCATCCGGAGGCCCCCTCATGGGCATGATCGACTGGCCTTATTTCGAGACCGATTCGATTATCATCGATTCCCCCTCAAGCTTGTTCCTTTACAGTGATGGTGTCTTCGAGATCCATAAAGAAGATGGGAAAGAATGGACGTTCGACGAATTCGTCGACTACATGAATATTCCGGTGCCCAAAGGGGATACAAAGATGGACGATCTTTACCGTTACGTCCGAGAGCTTTGTGGCTGCGAGCAACTGGGAGACGACTTTTCCATTCTCGAAATACGATTCGACCTGCCTGATCACCTGCCGGGAGAAGTGCACGGAGAGGGAGCGGCTATCTAA
- a CDS encoding STAS domain-containing protein, producing MIHDSGEVPRVPMQLASGCLVASIQIDLNDEVLFRFKRDLLEEIRLTQTRAVLLDVSGVDIMDRVEFEAICEIMRMSRLMGARAMLVGVKPEIACSLMDFDLDFRQMETALTLDQAFQQLKLNGESNGGRHESMR from the coding sequence ATGATTCACGATTCAGGGGAAGTACCGCGTGTTCCCATGCAACTTGCCAGTGGTTGCCTGGTGGCGTCGATTCAAATCGACTTGAACGATGAGGTATTGTTCCGCTTCAAGCGAGATCTGTTAGAAGAGATTCGCCTGACCCAGACACGGGCTGTTTTGCTTGACGTATCAGGCGTCGACATTATGGATCGTGTCGAGTTCGAGGCAATCTGCGAAATCATGCGAATGTCTCGTCTAATGGGAGCACGTGCCATGCTCGTCGGCGTGAAGCCCGAGATTGCCTGCTCGCTGATGGATTTCGATCTTGATTTTCGCCAGATGGAAACGGCTCTGACGCTCGATCAGGCATTTCAGCAATTGAAACTAAATGGGGAAAGTAACGGAGGTCGCCACGAGTCAATGCGATGA
- a CDS encoding protoglobin domain-containing protein: MNSHCDLGNLSAGELRELYHVTQEDLELIVQYGQIVMPHLDTFIGEFYEWLRTQPEFELYFSDNATLHRVQSQQKRYWEDFFSADISEVYVHKRKSVGANHARIGLPLPTYVSSMYRSLRIWTDVLYDHSLEAERYARSLKAITKLIMLDTAIVVDTFMRQTNCIIAEQHDSLMQMSTPVTEVWNDILMLPIVGIIDSKRAQDIMTAVLHKIADTHSRCLILDISGVAVVDTAVANHLIKITKATRLMGCTCTISGVSPAIAQTIVELGINVGDIRTTATLKDALRDAFNDLKLVLHEDGASS, encoded by the coding sequence ATGAATTCACATTGTGATCTCGGAAATTTGTCGGCTGGCGAACTTCGAGAACTCTATCATGTCACACAGGAGGATCTCGAGTTAATAGTCCAATACGGGCAGATCGTCATGCCGCACCTGGACACGTTCATCGGCGAGTTTTACGAGTGGCTTAGGACGCAACCGGAATTCGAACTCTATTTTTCAGACAATGCCACACTGCATCGGGTGCAGTCGCAACAGAAACGCTACTGGGAAGATTTCTTCTCCGCCGACATTAGCGAAGTGTACGTTCATAAGCGGAAGTCGGTTGGGGCCAATCACGCGCGAATTGGCTTGCCACTGCCGACCTATGTTTCTTCGATGTACCGTTCGTTGCGGATTTGGACCGACGTCCTTTACGACCACAGCCTGGAGGCTGAACGCTATGCTCGTTCGCTTAAGGCTATTACCAAGCTGATCATGTTGGATACGGCCATTGTGGTCGATACCTTCATGCGACAAACCAATTGCATTATTGCCGAGCAGCATGATTCGTTGATGCAGATGTCGACCCCGGTGACGGAGGTGTGGAATGACATCCTAATGTTGCCGATCGTCGGAATCATCGATTCCAAGCGCGCGCAAGACATCATGACAGCCGTACTGCACAAGATAGCCGACACCCACTCGCGTTGCCTCATTCTTGATATTAGTGGTGTGGCAGTTGTCGATACGGCCGTGGCAAATCACTTGATCAAAATCACCAAGGCGACTCGCTTGATGGGCTGCACTTGTACCATCTCAGGCGTTTCGCCGGCAATTGCCCAAACCATTGTGGAACTGGGTATCAACGTAGGAGATATACGCACAACCGCAACACTAAAGGACGCCTTGCGAGATGCGTTCAATGATTTGAAATTGGTTTTGCATGAAGATGGGGCTTCTTCATGA
- a CDS encoding efflux RND transporter periplasmic adaptor subunit has protein sequence MIKSIAIVVGVILVVGGIFYVMQSGGPQVDVITASMEPIQEYVDEQGKTRLPRTYVISMPFDARLGEITLEEGDHVTKGEVVARIVQEDVEAEYDESKAAVERLAASIRETGDKSVEQTTKQQAEFFVDSMVNTVEAAKTRMTASRSRFEYATTYLQRVQQLIGKGAKTEDDLDRAQLEKVESDTDFQTDALTYQAILSIDAATKLLPSMVSQYIDRKDLSVAVLQQQKVEAEARLRTAELRMQRSTMTSPVDGIVLTKQLTSEQQVAAGTTLLEIGQLSQLEVEAEILSQDATRIKPGDRAEIYGPSLGKEAGQGIPMKVERVYPAGFTKVSSLGVEQQRVLVILRFDSGQVASVLEQHGLGVDYRVQVRIYTEEKPQALVIPRSSIFRDVSGTWQAYVAAGGKLERRNLKLGLMNDLDVEVTQGIKSGDRVLVSPAASLSDGARVTPIDAGEALAGA, from the coding sequence ATGATCAAATCGATTGCCATCGTCGTTGGCGTCATTCTTGTCGTAGGAGGTATTTTCTACGTCATGCAATCTGGCGGACCACAGGTGGATGTCATCACGGCTTCCATGGAACCGATTCAAGAATACGTCGATGAACAGGGCAAGACACGTCTGCCTCGAACGTACGTGATCTCGATGCCTTTCGATGCCCGCCTGGGGGAAATCACGCTAGAAGAAGGTGACCATGTCACCAAGGGAGAGGTCGTCGCCAGAATCGTCCAAGAAGATGTCGAAGCGGAGTACGACGAGTCTAAGGCCGCCGTCGAGCGGTTGGCCGCATCAATTCGTGAAACAGGCGACAAGTCGGTCGAACAGACGACCAAGCAGCAGGCCGAATTCTTTGTCGATTCCATGGTAAACACGGTAGAGGCCGCGAAAACGCGAATGACGGCAAGTCGGTCTCGCTTCGAATATGCAACGACCTACTTACAGCGTGTTCAACAACTCATCGGAAAAGGAGCCAAGACAGAAGATGATCTTGATCGAGCGCAACTGGAAAAGGTCGAGAGCGACACCGACTTTCAAACCGACGCGTTAACCTACCAAGCCATCTTGTCGATTGACGCGGCTACGAAGCTGCTTCCGAGCATGGTTTCCCAGTACATTGACCGGAAGGATCTGTCCGTCGCTGTGCTCCAGCAGCAGAAGGTCGAAGCAGAGGCTCGTTTGCGAACGGCCGAATTACGCATGCAACGATCGACCATGACCAGCCCGGTCGATGGTATTGTGCTGACCAAACAGCTGACCAGCGAACAGCAAGTTGCCGCAGGCACGACCTTGCTCGAGATCGGCCAACTTTCGCAATTGGAAGTCGAAGCTGAAATCCTGAGTCAGGATGCCACTCGGATTAAGCCCGGGGATCGAGCCGAGATCTATGGACCTTCTCTGGGCAAAGAAGCAGGGCAGGGCATCCCCATGAAAGTGGAGCGAGTCTATCCGGCCGGTTTCACCAAAGTGAGTTCACTTGGGGTGGAACAACAGCGAGTGCTCGTCATACTTCGATTCGATTCAGGTCAAGTCGCGTCGGTGCTTGAGCAGCACGGTTTAGGAGTCGACTATCGTGTCCAGGTTCGTATCTACACCGAAGAGAAGCCCCAGGCATTGGTGATTCCCCGCTCCTCCATCTTTCGTGACGTTTCGGGTACCTGGCAGGCGTATGTCGCTGCGGGGGGCAAACTGGAACGTCGAAACTTGAAGTTAGGGCTGATGAACGATCTGGATGTCGAAGTCACACAAGGTATCAAGTCAGGCGATCGGGTCCTTGTATCGCCTGCGGCTTCCCTCTCGGATGGAGCCAGAGTCACGCCAATTGATGCCGGCGAGGCTTTGGCCGGCGCATAA
- a CDS encoding N-acetyltransferase: MSSITTEPVTTKRQQNEFVEFPWDLYRDDPNWIPPLRQNLKELVNFVPHPFYARNKVQCFLARRAGQVVGRIAAILNVGHNERYDEKRGFWGFFESIDDTEVSGALFDAVKAWFAEQGIQKMRGPANPSLNHEVGTLIEGFDTPPAFMMTYNPPYYEKLITDYGYEKTQDMYAFWGHINMLEGLDPKLKFIVDEAKSRFNLKLRRMDRKRFKEDVHTFLDNYNRSLVGTWGFVPIDTAEVDKMADDLKHLLVPELTSVCEVDGKVIGSMFGMLDYNPRIKQIDGKLFPFGFMRLLWNKKAIKNMRLISTNVVPEYQRWGIGLVILERLVPDIKKWGVQEVEFSWVLESNHLSRASLERGGAKKSKTYRMFDYAPAETTADNTT; this comes from the coding sequence ATGTCCTCGATCACCACTGAGCCAGTCACTACGAAGCGTCAGCAAAACGAGTTCGTCGAGTTTCCATGGGATTTATATCGGGACGATCCGAATTGGATACCACCGCTTCGGCAAAATCTGAAAGAACTGGTCAATTTTGTCCCTCACCCCTTTTATGCGCGAAACAAGGTTCAATGTTTTTTAGCACGACGCGCTGGACAGGTTGTCGGGCGCATCGCTGCGATCCTGAATGTGGGGCACAACGAACGATACGACGAGAAGCGCGGATTCTGGGGGTTCTTCGAGTCGATCGATGACACGGAAGTGAGCGGCGCGCTTTTCGACGCGGTCAAAGCATGGTTCGCCGAGCAAGGCATCCAAAAGATGAGGGGGCCAGCTAACCCTTCGCTTAACCACGAGGTAGGCACCCTGATCGAGGGTTTTGATACGCCGCCTGCGTTCATGATGACGTATAACCCCCCCTATTATGAAAAGCTTATCACCGACTATGGCTACGAGAAAACCCAAGACATGTATGCGTTTTGGGGCCATATCAACATGCTGGAAGGGTTAGATCCCAAGCTGAAATTCATCGTGGACGAGGCCAAGAGTCGCTTCAACTTGAAGCTTCGGCGAATGGATCGAAAGCGTTTCAAAGAAGACGTGCATACGTTCCTTGATAACTACAACCGCTCTTTGGTTGGGACATGGGGCTTCGTACCGATCGACACGGCCGAAGTCGACAAGATGGCCGACGACCTAAAGCACTTGCTGGTACCAGAGCTGACTTCCGTTTGCGAAGTGGACGGCAAGGTCATTGGCTCGATGTTTGGCATGCTCGACTACAATCCACGCATCAAGCAAATCGACGGGAAGCTGTTTCCGTTCGGTTTCATGCGCCTTTTATGGAATAAAAAGGCGATCAAGAACATGCGTCTGATCTCGACGAACGTGGTTCCCGAGTACCAGCGCTGGGGCATTGGGCTGGTGATCCTGGAACGCTTGGTTCCAGACATCAAGAAGTGGGGGGTCCAAGAGGTGGAATTCTCGTGGGTGCTGGAAAGTAACCACCTTTCCCGAGCTTCGCTTGAACGCGGCGGGGCCAAGAAGTCGAAGACCTACCGAATGTTCGACTATGCTCCTGCAGAAACCACTGCGGACAACACCACCTAA
- a CDS encoding ABC transporter permease encodes MKTLNRKLLRDLFAARGLLIAIISIMMLGSALLIGMQSTFYNMRAAKDRYYRQCRMASFWIDLKKAPLAELEILNDLPGIRSWQDRIQFPVTVDLDQRMRPLNGTVISMPDRRQAVTNDIVLIRGDYFSDRDEPEVIVNDKFAEANRLHPGQKLHLLLNNRREEFLIVGTAISSEFTYLIGPGSLTPDPENFGVFYLPRKQMEELFDFEGAANQVIGQFTPDIGKGENAVLDLAERKLESSGFISATLLKDFTSNYFVSNEISQLSSMSSFLPSMFLVVAALILNVLMTRLAKQQRTTVGTLKALGYTDGTIFLHFLKFGTAVGMVAGILASGLGTLVTLGMLSQYQQFFQFPDLRNDFYLRTHVIGWSVSIVCAMLGSLYGARQMLLLRPAEAMRPEPPAKGGRIFLEHFTLLWNELSPGWRVTLRSMVRHRTRTAVALFAGTVGAGILISGLMMMEATEYFIRDEFELRNRSDIDLTFKDALDREAWYDLSHLPGVDRVEPLFSVACDFVNGPHERQGAIQGIINNAQLTVPTDKDKRRINIPSVGLVMERRLADHLRLNVGDLVEIRPKSGRRDPVHVPLAVVSESQFGLNVYADLEYLCRIRGESFAMSGAQLKVNQTDKAQRELYHTLKQMPAMEAINSRLELIKNMRETIIQNQNVAIGMIVVFAGTIFFGNVLNASLVNLSERQREVATMGAMGYTRWEIGLLFLRESLLINMLGAVLGLPVGYVLIKLMTKMIDQDLVRFPIVTAPWIYVSAFITALFFTLMAHAVVQWQIHGMNWLESLKVRE; translated from the coding sequence TGTTGATCGCCATTATCAGCATCATGATGCTCGGATCGGCTCTGCTGATCGGCATGCAGTCGACTTTTTACAACATGCGGGCCGCAAAAGATCGCTACTATCGCCAGTGCCGCATGGCCAGTTTCTGGATCGACCTAAAGAAAGCTCCCCTTGCTGAGTTGGAGATTTTGAACGATTTGCCTGGCATCCGAAGTTGGCAGGATCGAATTCAATTTCCGGTGACGGTCGATCTCGATCAAAGGATGCGACCACTCAACGGAACGGTGATCTCAATGCCCGATCGCCGGCAAGCGGTGACCAACGATATCGTGCTGATTCGCGGCGACTACTTCTCCGATCGTGACGAGCCAGAGGTGATCGTGAACGACAAGTTCGCCGAGGCGAATCGCCTTCATCCAGGTCAGAAACTGCACCTACTGCTCAACAATCGTCGTGAAGAGTTTCTGATTGTCGGCACAGCGATCAGTTCGGAATTCACTTATCTGATCGGTCCCGGCAGCCTGACGCCCGATCCCGAAAACTTTGGCGTGTTCTATCTGCCGCGCAAACAGATGGAAGAACTCTTTGATTTCGAGGGAGCCGCCAACCAGGTGATCGGGCAATTTACGCCTGATATTGGCAAGGGAGAGAATGCGGTTCTCGATTTAGCGGAACGGAAGTTGGAGTCGTCGGGATTCATCTCGGCCACGCTGCTCAAGGACTTTACCTCGAACTACTTCGTCAGCAACGAGATCTCTCAACTGAGTAGCATGTCGAGCTTTCTTCCGAGCATGTTCCTGGTTGTTGCGGCTTTGATTCTAAACGTCCTGATGACCCGCCTGGCCAAACAGCAGCGTACGACAGTCGGAACCCTCAAGGCGTTGGGCTACACCGATGGGACGATCTTCTTACACTTCTTGAAATTCGGGACCGCGGTCGGCATGGTCGCTGGAATTCTGGCCAGTGGGCTCGGAACGCTCGTCACACTGGGCATGTTGTCGCAGTACCAACAGTTCTTTCAATTTCCCGATCTGCGAAACGACTTCTATCTGCGAACGCATGTCATTGGCTGGAGTGTAAGTATCGTCTGCGCGATGCTTGGCAGCCTTTATGGTGCCCGGCAGATGTTGCTATTACGGCCGGCCGAAGCGATGCGTCCCGAACCACCGGCGAAGGGTGGTCGGATCTTCTTGGAACACTTCACGCTGCTATGGAACGAGCTTTCTCCTGGCTGGCGTGTGACACTACGATCGATGGTGCGTCATCGCACGCGCACGGCAGTTGCCCTGTTCGCCGGGACTGTCGGGGCAGGCATTTTGATCAGTGGATTGATGATGATGGAAGCCACTGAATACTTCATCCGCGACGAATTCGAACTGCGTAATCGCAGTGACATCGATCTAACGTTCAAAGATGCGCTCGACCGCGAGGCCTGGTATGACCTGTCTCATTTGCCTGGGGTCGATCGGGTGGAACCACTCTTTAGCGTGGCCTGCGACTTTGTGAATGGACCACATGAGCGGCAAGGAGCCATTCAAGGAATCATCAACAACGCTCAATTGACCGTTCCGACCGACAAGGACAAACGTCGAATCAATATTCCCAGTGTCGGGCTGGTTATGGAACGCCGTCTGGCCGATCACCTTCGTTTGAACGTGGGAGACCTGGTCGAGATTCGACCGAAGTCGGGTCGTCGCGATCCAGTCCATGTTCCCCTGGCGGTTGTCAGCGAAAGCCAATTCGGGTTAAACGTGTACGCAGATCTCGAGTATCTCTGCCGAATTCGCGGCGAGTCGTTCGCCATGAGTGGTGCCCAATTGAAAGTCAATCAAACGGACAAAGCCCAGCGGGAACTCTATCACACGCTCAAACAGATGCCGGCCATGGAAGCGATCAATTCTCGCTTGGAATTGATCAAGAACATGCGCGAGACCATCATTCAGAACCAGAACGTGGCGATCGGCATGATCGTTGTTTTCGCAGGCACCATCTTCTTCGGCAACGTGTTGAATGCTTCGCTGGTGAACCTCTCGGAACGCCAGCGTGAGGTCGCCACGATGGGGGCCATGGGATACACACGCTGGGAAATTGGCCTGTTGTTTCTGCGTGAGAGTCTGCTGATTAATATGCTGGGCGCTGTGTTGGGACTTCCGGTCGGATACGTGCTCATCAAGTTGATGACCAAGATGATTGATCAGGACCTGGTGCGGTTCCCGATCGTGACGGCACCATGGATCTATGTAAGCGCGTTTATTACCGCATTGTTCTTCACGCTTATGGCACACGCGGTCGTGCAATGGCAAATCCACGGTATGAACTGGTTAGAATCATTAAAAGTTCGAGAGTAG